A segment of the Streptomyces sp. NBC_01235 genome:
CCCGCGCGGCCGGCTGCGCCACTTTGGACGGAGGAGGGATGGCCGTCTTCCAGGCCGCGGACGCGTTCCGTCTCTTCACCGGCCGTGAGCCCGACAGTGCCCGCATGCTCGCCGACATCGCCGAGCTGGCCGGCGCCGTCGCCGCCCCGAAGTAACCAGAAACCGGAGGTGTCCAGGTGCGTACGTCCATAGCAACCGTTTCCCTCAGCGGATCCCTCACCGAGAAGCTCACGGCCGCCGCCCGGGCCGGTTTCGACGGCGTCGAGATCTTCGAGAACGACCTGCTCGCCAGCTCCCTCGCCCCCGAGGAGATCCGGGCCCGCTGCGCCGATCTCGGCCTCACCATCGACCTCTACCAGCCGATGCGGGACATCGAGGCCGTGCCCGCCGAGCAGTTCGCCCGCAACCTGCGCCGCGCCCGGCACAAGTTCGAGGTGATGGGCAGGCTCGGCGCGGACACCGTCCTGGTCTGCTCCAGCGTCTCCCCGCTCGCCGCGGACGACGACGCCCTCGCCGCCGAGCAGCTGAGCCGACTGGCCGACCTGGCCCAGGACTTCGGCATCCGGGTCGCCTACGAGGCGCTCGCCTGGGGACGGCACGTCAGCACGTACGACCACGCCTGGCGCATCGTCGAGACCGCCGGCCACCCCGCGCTCGGCACCTGCCTGGACAGCTTCCACATCCTCTCCCGGAGCTCCGACCCCAAGGACCTCGAAGGCATCGCGGACATCCCCGGCGAGAAGATCTTCTTCCTCCAGCTGGCCGATGCCCCGCTGCTCGGCATGGACGTTCTGCAGTGGAGCCGCCACCATCGCTGCTTCCCCGGCCAGGGCGGCTTCGACGTCGCCGGGCTGGTGAAACACGTGCTGCGCACCGGTTACGGCGGCCCGCTCTCCCTGGAGGTCTTCAACGACGTCTTCCGGCAGGCCGAGGCCGGCCCGACCGCCGTGGACGGCCGCCGCTCCCTGCTGATCCTCCAGGAGGAGGCCGGCATCGAGGCCCTGCCCGTGCCCGCCGCCCCGACCGGTGTCGCCTTCGCCGAACTGGTCACCCGCGACGCCGAACCCGTCGTCGCCGTCCTCACCGGCCTCGGCTTCGCCCGTACCGCCCGCCATCGCGGCAAACCGGTCGAGCTGTGGGAGCAGGGCGCCGCCCGCATCCTGCTCAACACCGGCCCGGCGGCCTTCCCCCACTCTCGGCTTGCCTCGCGCGGGGGGAACCCCACCGACGGCACCACCCTCGCCGCGATCGGCCTGGAGTCACCGGACCCGGCCGCCGCCGCCCGACGCGCGGAGGCCCTGCTCGCCCCCGTGCTGCCCCGCCGCCGTGCCGCCGAGGACGCCCCGCTGGACGCCGTCGCCGCCCCCGACGGCACCGAGCTCTTCCTGTGCGCGACGAACCGGCCCGAACTGCCCAACTGGCGCGCCGACTTCGAGGACGTCCCCCACAGCCCCGCCCCCTCCGACGACTTCCGCATCGACCACGTGGCGCTCACTCAGCCCTGGCATCACTTCGACGAGGCGGTCCTCTTCCACCGCGGTGTCCTCGGCCTCGACGCCCAGGAGAGCGTCGACGTCGCCGACCCCTACGGGCTGCTGCGCAGCCGCGCCGTCACCAACGCCGACGGCAGTGTCCGCTTCCCGCTCACCGTCGGCGCGGCCCCCGGCGACGGCACCGCCCAGGCCCGGCACATCGCGCTGGCCACCGACGACGTGGTCGCCGCGGCCCGCCGCTTCACCGAGGCCGGCGGCCGCCTGCTGCGCATCCCCACGAACTACTACGACGACCTCGCGGCCCGCTTCGAATTCGCCGACGGCGAGCTGGAGACCTACCGCGACCTCGGCATCCTCTACGACCGGGACGCGCACGGCGTCTTCCGGCACTGCTACACGCACACCGTCGGCCGCGTGTTCCTCGAACTGGTCCAGCGCGACGGCGGATACCAGGGCTACGGCGCCGCCAACGCGCCGGTGCGGCTCGCCGCGCAGCACGCCGTGCGCCTGCCTACTGCCGGCTGACCGTCCTGGTCACACCGGCGACGACCGTCGTCGCCAGGATCCAGCCGGTGACGATGAGGACGTAGGACAGCGTCTGGTACCAGCCGGTCGGCGCGAACGCGTCCTCCTGCCCGAAGGAGATCACCGGCAGCAGCAGATCGAGGGTGTAGAAAACCGGGTTGAACTGGGGTGCCTCGCCCGCCTTGAGCGCGGGCGGGTGGTGTCCCGCGTACGCGATCGAGCCGACGGCGAGCAGCGACAGCAGCCAGACGGCGGCACGCAGCGGGCGGAAGCCGTAGCCGACGGCGGCGTCCTGGAGCCGGCCCCATACCTTCCCGTACCAGGGGAGCGTGGACCGGCGGCGGCGCTGCTTTGCGAGCTGGACGAGCCGGGCGGCCTGGTCGTCGCCGATGCGCCGGTACGCGGCGGTGAGCTGCTCGTAGGCGTGCGGGTCGAACCCTTCCCCGTCGCGCTCCAGCATCGGCAGCCGACGATCGGCGGGCTCGTGCGGGGTGAGGAATGTGTAGGTGAGGTCGAGGAGGCGGACCTGGTCGGGCAGCATCTCGGGCTCCACGTCGAGCTGGTTGATCGTGGCGCGCCGCAGGTTCAGCATGCCCTGAACGGGGGCGCCCCGGCGCAGCCAGAACTCGCCGATCACACAACTGCTGGCGCGCAGGGCGGTGCCGCCGGGGTTGGACAGGCGGGCGTCCAGCAGATCCACCCGGCCGGGGACGCGGGCGCCCCGCAGGTCGATGCGGCCTTCGGCGCGCAGGCGTCGGCCCAGCAGGTTCGCGCCCAGCTCCAGCGCCTCGGCTTCCAGGACGTTGGCGCCGGGGTTGCTCAGCTCGGCTCCCTCCAGATCCAGCGAGCCGGCCACGCTGGCCCCGTCGAGCCGGATCAGTCCCTGTGCGCGAAGGCCCCGGGCGCACAGGTCGTCGTCGACGGCGACCTGGTTGAGCTGCAGCACCGGCTGTCCGGCAGTCTGGCCGGCGACCTCCGCCCCCTCCAGGAACAGCGCCCCGCTGATCTGCGCTCCGTCGAGACGCACCGGCCCGCCGAAGCGGCAGCGCGTCAGCCGCAGGCTGCCGTCGATCCGGGCCCGTGTCACCGACAGGCCGGGCATCGCGGAGTCACGCAGGCTGAGGTAGCGCAGGTGGGCGCCGACGAAGTCCGGGGCGTTCTCGAAGCGGCAGTGGGTCAGGTGGATGACGCTGTCGACCGTGGCGTAGCGCAGTTCCAGCGCGCCGGTGACGCCGGCTCCTCGCACCTTGAGGGCCGCTATCTCCCCAGGTTCCTGAGGGCCGTTGAGGAGCAGCGCCCGCAACACCACGGCCCGTACCGTCTGTTCGCCGCTCTCACGGAGGTCGACCTCCGCCCCCGTGGCGAAGGCCCGCCAGAGTCGCTGTTCGGCCGGTGTCAGATCGTTGATCTCCATCAGCGGCGACTCTGGCGGGCCTTGTCGAGCGGTGTCAACCGGCTATGCGCGCACGTTCCATTCGGCGACGACGGGCCGCCCGTGCTCCGTCGACAGCCGGCTGATGGTGCCCGTCGACAGCTGGAACAACCGGCCCTCGGCGGGCGGGAGTCCGAGCCGACGGGCCGTCAGGACGCGCAGGAAGTGGCCGTGTGCGACCAGCACGGCGTCACCGCCGCAGCTCTGGAGCGCGGCGTCCACCCGGGACAGCACCCGGTCGGCGCGCAGCCCGGTCTCCTCGGGAGACTCGCCGGGGTGGCCTTCGGGGCCGGGCGGTACGCCGTCGGTCCACAGGTCCCAGGTGGGACGGGTGCGGTGGATCTCGATGGTGGTGATGCCCTCGTAGGCGCCGTAGTCCCACTCGTGCAGGTCCGGTTCGGGCACGGCCCCGGCGACGCCCGCGAGTTCGGCGGTGCGGACCGCTCGGTGCAGCGGGCTGGTCAGGGCGAGGCAGAAGGTCCGGCCGGAGAGGAGCGGGGCGAGGGACTTGGCCTGTTCCTCGCCGTGTTCGGTGAGGGGCAGATCGGTCCAGCTGGTGTGCTGTCCCGACACGCTCCACTCCGTCTCCCCGTGGCGGACCAGCAGAAGATCCCCCACGGCAGGCCTACTTGTTCGCCGACTCGACGGCGTGGCCGCCGAACTGGTTGCGCAGGGCCGCGATCATCTTCATCTGCGGGGAGTCCTCCTGACGGGAGGCGAACCGCGCGAAGAGGGACGCCGTGATGGCGGGCAGCGGGACGGCGTTGTCGATGGCGGCCTCGACCGTCCACCGGCCCTCTCCGGAGTCCTCGGCGTAGCCGCGCAGCTTGTCCAGGTGCACGTCCTCGTCGAGGGCGTTGACGGCCAGGTCGAGCAGCCAGGAACGGATGACCGTGCCCTCCTGCCAGGACCGGAAGACCTCGCGCACGTTCTCCACGGAGTCGACCTTCTCCAGGAGCTCCCAGCCCTCGGCGTAGGCCTGCATCATGGCGTACTCGATGCCGTTGTGGACCATCTTCGAGAAGTGCCCGGCCCCGACCCTGCCCGCGTGCACATAGCCGTACGGGCCCTCCGGCTTGAGCGCGTCGAAGATCGGCTGGAGCCTCTCGACGTGTTCCTTCTCGCCGCCGACCATCAGGGCGTAGCCGTTCTGCAGGCCCCAGACACCTCCGGAGACACCGGCGTCGACGAAGCCGATGCCCTTGGCGCCGAGCTCCTCGGCGTGCTTCTCGTCGTCCGTCCAGCGGGAGTTGCCGCCGTCGACGACCGTGTCGCCGGGCTGGAGCAGATCGCCGAGTTCGTCGATGACGGACTGTGTGGGCGCCCCGGCCGGGACCATCACCCAGACGGTCCGGGGCGCTTGAAGCTTGTCGACGAGTTCGGCGAGCCCGCTGACGTCGGAGAGCTCGGGGTTGCGGTCGTAGCCGACGACGGTGTGGCCGGCGCGGCGGACGCGCTCGCGCATGTTGCCGCCCATCTTGCCGAGACCGATCAGGCCCAGCTGAATCGATGTCATGTCAGTTCACTTCCTGAGCGTTGCGAAGAGAGCGGTAGGCGGCCACGAGAGCGGCGGTGGAGGGATCGAGGCCGGGCACCTCGACGCCCTTGGTGAGGGCGGGTTCGACGCGCTTGGCGAGGACCTTGCCGAGCTCCACGCCCCACTGGTCGAAGGAGTCGATGTTCCACACCGCGCCCTGCACGAACACCTTGTGCTCGTAGAGGGCGATCAGCTGACCGAGCACCGACGGGGTCAGCTCGGCCGCGAGGATCGTGGTGGTGGGGTGGTTGCCCTGGAAGGTGCGGTGCGCGACCTGTTCCTCCGCGGCGCCCTCCGCCCGGACCTCCTCGGCGGTCTTGCCGAAGGCGAGTGCCTGCCCCTGCGCGAACAGGTTGGCCATCAACAGGTCGTGCTGTGCCTCGAGTTCGTCGCTCAGCTCGTCGATCGGACGGGCGAACCCGATCAGGTCGGCCGGGACGATCTTCGTGCCCTGGTGGATCAACTGGTAGTAGGCGTGCTGCCCGTTGGTGCCCGGGGTGCCCCACACCACCGGCCCGGTCTGCCACCGCACGGTCCGGCCCTCGCGGTCCACCGACTTGCCGTTGGATTCCATGTCGAGCTGCTGGAGATAGGCGGTGAACTTCGACAGGTAGTGGCTGTAGGGCAGCACGGCGTGCGACTGCGCGTCGAAGAAGTTGCCGTACCAGATGCCCAACAGGCCAAGGATCAGCGGGGCGTTGGACTCCGCGGGGGCGGTGCGGAAGTGGTCGTCGACGATCCTGAACCCGTCGAGCAGCTCCCGGAACCGCTGCGGACCGATGGCGATCATCAGCGACAGGCCGATCGCCGAGTCGAAGGAGTACCGGCCGCCGACCCAGTCCCAGAACTCGAACATGTTGTCCACGTCGATGCCGAAGCCGGTGACCTTCTCGGCGTTCGTGGACAGCGCGACGAAGTGCTTCGCGACGGCCTTGTCGTCGCCGTCCAGGCCCCTGAGCAGCCAGGATCGGGCCGAGGTGGCGTTGGTGATCGTCTCGATCGTGGTGAAGGTCTTGGAGGCGACGATGAACAGCGTCTCGGCGGGGTCCAGGTCCCGGACCGCCTCGTGCAGGTCGGCGCCGTCGACGTTCGACACGAAACGGAACGTCAACTCCCTTGCCGTGTACGCCCGCAGTGCCTCGTACGCCATCGCGGGCCCCAGATCGGAGCCGCCGATGCCGATGTTGACGACGTTGCGGATACGCCGGCCGGTGTGACCGGTCCACTCGCCGGAGCGGACGCGCTCGGCGAACCGGCTCATCCTGTCCAGCACGGCGTGCACCTGGGGGACGACGTTCTCGCCGTCGACTTCGACGACCGCGTCCGCGGGGGCGCGCAGCGCGGTGTGCAGAACGGCGCGGTCCTCCGTGATGTTGATCCTCTCGCCGCGGAACATGGCGTCGCGCAGCCCGAACACGTTGGTGGCGGCGGCGAGTTCGTGCAGCTGGGCGAGGGTCTCGTCGGTGATCAGGTTCTTCGAGTAGTCGATGCGCAGGTCGCCGACGCGTACCACGTACCGCTGCGCGCGCCCCGGGTCCGCCGCGAACAGCTCCCGCAGGTGCGCCCGCCAGTGGGCGCGGTGGTCCTCCAACGCGGCCCACTCGGGCCGCCGGTCGAGCCGGGGGGTGTCAGACATGAGAGGGGGTCTCCTTGGTGCCCTCGCCCCGCAGAGCGACGGCGTACATCTCGTCCGCGTCGAGGCGCCTGAGCTCCTCGGCGATGAGTTCGGAGGTGGTGCGGACCTTCAGCGCGAGGGTGCGCGAGGGCTGGCCGGGCAGCGCGAGCGTGGCCAGGGGGCCCTCGGGGCGGTCGATGAGGATGTCGCCGTCCGCGGTGCCCAGGCGTACGGCCGTGACGACCGGTCCGGCGGTGACGACGCGGTCGATCGTGACCCTCAGCCGCGCCTCCAGCCAGCGAGCCAGCAGCTCGGCGGCGGGGTTGTCCGCCTCGGCCTCCACGGCCCCCGAGACGATCGGCAGCCGGGCCTGGTCCAGGGCCGCCGCCAGCATCGAGCGCCACGGGGTCAGCCGGGTCCAGGCGAGGTCGGTGTCGCCGGGGGCGTAGGAGCGGATCCGGGCCTCCAGCGTCGCCAGCGGGTTCTCGACGGCGTACAGGTCGGTGATCCTGCGCTGGCCCAGCGCGCCCAGCGGGTCCTTGGCGGGGTTCTCCGGCGCGTCCACCGGCCACCACACCACGACCGGCGCGTCCGGCAGCAGCAGCGGCAGGACGACGGAGTCGGCGTGCTCGGACACCTCTCCGTACGTCCGCAGGACGACCGTCTCGCCGGTGCCCGCGTCGGCGCCCACCCGGACCTCGGCGTCCAGCCGGGAGGCCGTACGGTCGCGCGGGGTGCGGGCGTGCCGCTTGATGACGACCAGGGTGCGCGAGGGGTGCTCGTGCGAGGCCTCCTCGGCCGCCTTGATCGAGTCGTAGGCGTTCTCCTCGTCCGTGACGATGACCATCGTCAGGACCATGCCCACGGCCGGTGTGCCGATGGCGCGGCGACCCTGCACCAGCGCCTTGTTGATCTTGCTTGCCGTGGTGTCGGTCAGGTCGATCTTCATGGCCTGCGCCAGCTCCGTCCGTCTCGTGCGAGCATCTCGTCGGCTTCCTCGGGTCCCCAGCTGCCCGAGGCGTACTGCGCGGGCCTGCCGTGCCGTGCCCAGTACTCCTCGATCGGGTCGAGGATCTTCCAGGACTCTTCCACTTCCTGATGGCGCGGGAACAGATTGGCGTCCCCGAGCAGCACGTCCAGGATGAGGCGCTCGTACGCCTCCGGGCTGGACTCCGTGAAGGACTCGCCGTAGGCGAAGTCCATCGTGACGTCCCGGATCTCCATCGAGGTGCCCGGCACCTTGGAGCCGAAGCGCACCGTGATGCCCTCGTCCGGCTGGACGCGGATGACGATGGCGTTCTGGCCGAGCTCCTCGGTGGCGGTGGAGTCGAAGGGGGAGTGCGGCGCCCGCTGGAAGACCACCGCGATCTCGGTGACCCGGCGGCCGAGCCGCTTGCCGGTGCGCAGGTAGAACGGCACGCCCGCCCAGCGGCGGTTGTCGACGTTCAGCTTGACGGCGGCGAACGTGTCCGTCGTGGAGGCCGGGTCGATGCCGTCCTCCTCCAGGTAGCCGCGCACCCTCTCGCCGCCCTGCCAGGCGCCCGCGTACTGCGCCCGCACGGTGTGCCTGCCGAGGTCGTCCGGCAGCTTCACCGCCTTGAGCACCTTCAGCTTCTCGGTGAGCAGCGAGGCCGCGTCGAAGGAGGCGGGCTCCTCCATCGCGGTGAGCGCCATCAGCTGGAGCAGGTGGTTCTGGATGACGTCACGGGCCGAGCCGATGCCGTCGTAGTAGCCGGCACGACCGCCGATGCCGATGTCCTCGGCCATCGTGATCTGGATGTGGTCGACGTACGACCGGTTCCAGATCGGCTCGAACATCGTGTTGGCGAAGCGCAGCGCCAGGATGTTCTGGACCGTCTCCTTGCCCAGGTAGTGGTCGATGCGGAAGACCTGGTCGGGATCGAACACGTCGTGCACGACCGCGTTGAGCTCCTGGGCGCTGGCCAGGTCGTGCCCGAACGGCTTCTCGATGACCGCCCGCCGCCAGGACCCCTCCCGGGCCTTCGCCAGCCCGTGCTTCTTGAGCTGCTCGACGACCTTGGGGAAGAACCTCGGCGGTACGGAGAGGTAGAAGGCGAAGTTGCCGCCGGTGCCGCGGGAGGAGTCCAGCTCGTCGACGGCGGCCTTGAGCTGCTTGAACGCGGTGTCGTCGTCGAAGTCGCCGGGGATGAACCGCATGCCCTCGGCGAGCTGCTGCCAGACCTCCTCGCGGAACGGGGTCCGCGCGTGCTCGCGCACCGCGTCGTGGACGACCTGAGCGAAGTCCTGGTCCTCCCAGTCGCGGCGGGCGAAGCCGACGAGTGAGAAGCCCGGCGGGAGCAGACCGCGGTTGGCGAGGTCGTAGACCGCCGGCATCAGCTTCTTGCGGGACAGGTCGCCGGTCACGCCGAAGATGACGAGGCCGGAGGGGCCCGCGACGTTGGGGAGGCGTCGGTCGCGGGGGTCCCTCAGTGGGTTCTCCCAGTCCGCGCCGAGCGTGCTGGTGCTCATTCCGCGTCAACTCCCTTGCTCATCAGCGACTTCGTGACCGCGTCCAGAAGGTCCTGCCACGCCGTGGCGAACTTGGCGACACCCTCGTCCTCCAACCGGGTGACGACCTCGTCGTAGGAGATGCCGAGCGCTTCGACGGCGGCGAGGTCGGCGCGGGCCTGCGGGTAGCCGCCGGTCACCGTGTCTCCGATGATGTCGCCGTGGTCGGCGGTGGCGTTCAGCGTGGCCTCGGGCATGGTGTTGACCGTGCCCGGTGCGACGAGATCGTCCACATACAGCGTGTCCTTGTACGCAGGATCCTTCACACCGGTGGATGCCCACAGCGGACGCTGCTTGTTCGCCTTCGCCCCGGCCAGCGCGGTCCAGCGGTCACCCGCGCGTGTCGAATTGTCGGCAGAGCCGAACCTGTCTTCGTACGCCTCGTAGGCGAGCCGCGCGTTGGCGAGTGCCGCCTTGCCCTTCAGCGCGAGGGCCTCGTCCGTGCCGAGGGCCGTCAGCCGCTTGTCGATCTCGGAGTCGACACGGGAGACGAAGAAGGAGGCGACGGAGTGGATGGTGGCGAGGTCCA
Coding sequences within it:
- a CDS encoding bifunctional sugar phosphate isomerase/epimerase/4-hydroxyphenylpyruvate dioxygenase family protein, which codes for MRTSIATVSLSGSLTEKLTAAARAGFDGVEIFENDLLASSLAPEEIRARCADLGLTIDLYQPMRDIEAVPAEQFARNLRRARHKFEVMGRLGADTVLVCSSVSPLAADDDALAAEQLSRLADLAQDFGIRVAYEALAWGRHVSTYDHAWRIVETAGHPALGTCLDSFHILSRSSDPKDLEGIADIPGEKIFFLQLADAPLLGMDVLQWSRHHRCFPGQGGFDVAGLVKHVLRTGYGGPLSLEVFNDVFRQAEAGPTAVDGRRSLLILQEEAGIEALPVPAAPTGVAFAELVTRDAEPVVAVLTGLGFARTARHRGKPVELWEQGAARILLNTGPAAFPHSRLASRGGNPTDGTTLAAIGLESPDPAAAARRAEALLAPVLPRRRAAEDAPLDAVAAPDGTELFLCATNRPELPNWRADFEDVPHSPAPSDDFRIDHVALTQPWHHFDEAVLFHRGVLGLDAQESVDVADPYGLLRSRAVTNADGSVRFPLTVGAAPGDGTAQARHIALATDDVVAAARRFTEAGGRLLRIPTNYYDDLAARFEFADGELETYRDLGILYDRDAHGVFRHCYTHTVGRVFLELVQRDGGYQGYGAANAPVRLAAQHAVRLPTAG
- a CDS encoding membrane-associated oxidoreductase produces the protein MEINDLTPAEQRLWRAFATGAEVDLRESGEQTVRAVVLRALLLNGPQEPGEIAALKVRGAGVTGALELRYATVDSVIHLTHCRFENAPDFVGAHLRYLSLRDSAMPGLSVTRARIDGSLRLTRCRFGGPVRLDGAQISGALFLEGAEVAGQTAGQPVLQLNQVAVDDDLCARGLRAQGLIRLDGASVAGSLDLEGAELSNPGANVLEAEALELGANLLGRRLRAEGRIDLRGARVPGRVDLLDARLSNPGGTALRASSCVIGEFWLRRGAPVQGMLNLRRATINQLDVEPEMLPDQVRLLDLTYTFLTPHEPADRRLPMLERDGEGFDPHAYEQLTAAYRRIGDDQAARLVQLAKQRRRRSTLPWYGKVWGRLQDAAVGYGFRPLRAAVWLLSLLAVGSIAYAGHHPPALKAGEAPQFNPVFYTLDLLLPVISFGQEDAFAPTGWYQTLSYVLIVTGWILATTVVAGVTRTVSRQ
- a CDS encoding histidine phosphatase family protein, with translation MGDLLLVRHGETEWSVSGQHTSWTDLPLTEHGEEQAKSLAPLLSGRTFCLALTSPLHRAVRTAELAGVAGAVPEPDLHEWDYGAYEGITTIEIHRTRPTWDLWTDGVPPGPEGHPGESPEETGLRADRVLSRVDAALQSCGGDAVLVAHGHFLRVLTARRLGLPPAEGRLFQLSTGTISRLSTEHGRPVVAEWNVRA
- the gnd gene encoding phosphogluconate dehydrogenase (NAD(+)-dependent, decarboxylating); translated protein: MQLGLIGLGKMGGNMRERVRRAGHTVVGYDRNPELSDVSGLAELVDKLQAPRTVWVMVPAGAPTQSVIDELGDLLQPGDTVVDGGNSRWTDDEKHAEELGAKGIGFVDAGVSGGVWGLQNGYALMVGGEKEHVERLQPIFDALKPEGPYGYVHAGRVGAGHFSKMVHNGIEYAMMQAYAEGWELLEKVDSVENVREVFRSWQEGTVIRSWLLDLAVNALDEDVHLDKLRGYAEDSGEGRWTVEAAIDNAVPLPAITASLFARFASRQEDSPQMKMIAALRNQFGGHAVESANK
- the pgi gene encoding glucose-6-phosphate isomerase; this encodes MSDTPRLDRRPEWAALEDHRAHWRAHLRELFAADPGRAQRYVVRVGDLRIDYSKNLITDETLAQLHELAAATNVFGLRDAMFRGERINITEDRAVLHTALRAPADAVVEVDGENVVPQVHAVLDRMSRFAERVRSGEWTGHTGRRIRNVVNIGIGGSDLGPAMAYEALRAYTARELTFRFVSNVDGADLHEAVRDLDPAETLFIVASKTFTTIETITNATSARSWLLRGLDGDDKAVAKHFVALSTNAEKVTGFGIDVDNMFEFWDWVGGRYSFDSAIGLSLMIAIGPQRFRELLDGFRIVDDHFRTAPAESNAPLILGLLGIWYGNFFDAQSHAVLPYSHYLSKFTAYLQQLDMESNGKSVDREGRTVRWQTGPVVWGTPGTNGQHAYYQLIHQGTKIVPADLIGFARPIDELSDELEAQHDLLMANLFAQGQALAFGKTAEEVRAEGAAEEQVAHRTFQGNHPTTTILAAELTPSVLGQLIALYEHKVFVQGAVWNIDSFDQWGVELGKVLAKRVEPALTKGVEVPGLDPSTAALVAAYRSLRNAQEVN
- the opcA gene encoding glucose-6-phosphate dehydrogenase assembly protein OpcA, whose protein sequence is MKIDLTDTTASKINKALVQGRRAIGTPAVGMVLTMVIVTDEENAYDSIKAAEEASHEHPSRTLVVIKRHARTPRDRTASRLDAEVRVGADAGTGETVVLRTYGEVSEHADSVVLPLLLPDAPVVVWWPVDAPENPAKDPLGALGQRRITDLYAVENPLATLEARIRSYAPGDTDLAWTRLTPWRSMLAAALDQARLPIVSGAVEAEADNPAAELLARWLEARLRVTIDRVVTAGPVVTAVRLGTADGDILIDRPEGPLATLALPGQPSRTLALKVRTTSELIAEELRRLDADEMYAVALRGEGTKETPSHV
- the zwf gene encoding glucose-6-phosphate dehydrogenase, with the protein product MSTSTLGADWENPLRDPRDRRLPNVAGPSGLVIFGVTGDLSRKKLMPAVYDLANRGLLPPGFSLVGFARRDWEDQDFAQVVHDAVREHARTPFREEVWQQLAEGMRFIPGDFDDDTAFKQLKAAVDELDSSRGTGGNFAFYLSVPPRFFPKVVEQLKKHGLAKAREGSWRRAVIEKPFGHDLASAQELNAVVHDVFDPDQVFRIDHYLGKETVQNILALRFANTMFEPIWNRSYVDHIQITMAEDIGIGGRAGYYDGIGSARDVIQNHLLQLMALTAMEEPASFDAASLLTEKLKVLKAVKLPDDLGRHTVRAQYAGAWQGGERVRGYLEEDGIDPASTTDTFAAVKLNVDNRRWAGVPFYLRTGKRLGRRVTEIAVVFQRAPHSPFDSTATEELGQNAIVIRVQPDEGITVRFGSKVPGTSMEIRDVTMDFAYGESFTESSPEAYERLILDVLLGDANLFPRHQEVEESWKILDPIEEYWARHGRPAQYASGSWGPEEADEMLARDGRSWRRP